A genomic segment from Rubidibacter lacunae KORDI 51-2 encodes:
- a CDS encoding TldD/PmbA family protein → MVQTPTRTAAATELADLAIGTIRAAGCEYGDIRICRDRVQNLAARDRSLSSLSDNVSAGFGVRVLWKGSWGFAASPRQTPEAIARVVALAVEIAKASHLTQQEPVRLAPVEAYRDTFTTPIAIDPFDVPVDEKATLLLELNERLLSSDDAIAKAYSFLRFSHQEKTFASTVGSLIEQTIYRSYPSFSCTAVANGDAQSRSYERPPLNVGYEHIRPDDLHAQVERVAAEAIAKLNAPEAPASGTADLLLKPSNLYLTIHESVGHPTELDRVFGYEANFAGTSFATTDRLGTLQYAAPWVNFKCDRTQPAGRATVGFDDEGVPGQDWYVVKDGRLVDYLTDRETAQRLGRKSSNGCAAADSWASVPMVRIPNLGLEPGPDGGSHTATLAEAIADTREGFLIDGVGSFSIDQQRRNFQFGGDAFWKIERGRIVGMVKNLTYHAMTTDFWNSIDAIGPASEREQSGTNMCGKGEPIQVAQMTHACVPVRARNIRIGRDS, encoded by the coding sequence ATGGTCCAAACTCCCACCCGCACCGCCGCTGCCACCGAACTTGCCGACCTCGCGATCGGCACCATCCGCGCCGCCGGTTGCGAGTACGGCGACATTCGCATCTGCCGCGATCGCGTCCAAAATCTGGCCGCACGCGATCGCTCCCTCAGTTCCCTGAGCGACAACGTCAGTGCAGGGTTCGGCGTGCGCGTGCTGTGGAAAGGCTCGTGGGGATTTGCCGCCAGCCCGCGCCAGACTCCCGAAGCGATCGCGCGCGTTGTCGCCCTCGCCGTCGAGATCGCCAAAGCCAGCCACCTGACACAACAAGAACCCGTGCGGCTCGCACCCGTGGAAGCCTATCGCGACACCTTTACCACGCCGATCGCGATCGATCCCTTCGATGTGCCCGTCGATGAAAAAGCAACCCTGCTGCTAGAACTCAACGAGCGCCTGCTAAGCAGCGACGACGCGATCGCAAAAGCATATTCATTCCTGCGCTTCAGCCATCAGGAAAAAACCTTCGCCTCCACGGTTGGTTCGCTCATCGAGCAGACGATTTACCGCTCCTATCCCAGCTTCAGTTGCACGGCCGTAGCCAACGGCGATGCCCAAAGCCGCAGCTACGAGCGACCACCGCTGAATGTCGGTTACGAACACATCCGTCCCGACGATCTCCATGCCCAAGTCGAACGCGTAGCTGCCGAGGCGATCGCCAAGCTGAACGCACCCGAGGCTCCGGCCAGCGGCACCGCCGACTTGCTCCTCAAGCCCAGCAACTTGTATTTGACCATCCACGAATCCGTCGGTCACCCCACCGAACTCGACCGCGTCTTCGGCTATGAAGCCAACTTCGCTGGCACCAGCTTTGCTACCACCGATCGCCTCGGCACGCTGCAATACGCCGCGCCCTGGGTAAACTTCAAATGCGATCGCACCCAACCTGCCGGTCGCGCAACGGTTGGCTTCGACGACGAAGGCGTGCCCGGTCAGGATTGGTACGTCGTCAAGGATGGCAGGTTGGTCGATTACCTGACCGATCGTGAAACCGCACAGCGCCTCGGCCGCAAGAGCAGCAACGGGTGCGCCGCCGCCGACAGTTGGGCTAGCGTGCCCATGGTCCGGATTCCCAACCTCGGGCTCGAACCCGGCCCCGACGGCGGCAGCCACACTGCCACCCTCGCCGAGGCAATCGCCGACACCCGCGAAGGCTTTTTAATCGACGGCGTCGGCAGCTTCTCCATCGACCAACAGCGGCGCAACTTCCAATTTGGCGGCGACGCCTTCTGGAAAATCGAGCGCGGGCGCATCGTCGGCATGGTCAAAAACCTGACCTACCATGCCATGACCACCGATTTCTGGAATAGTATCGACGCGATCGGACCGGCATCAGAGCGCGAGCAGAGCGGCACCAACATGTGCGGCAAAGGCGAACCAATTCAGGTCGCCCAGATGACGCACGCCTGCGTCCCTGTCCGCGCTCGCAACATCCGCATTGGTCGCGACTCCTAG
- a CDS encoding SAM hydrolase/SAM-dependent halogenase family protein yields the protein MSRGFLTLLSDFGDCDVYVGMMKGAIARVAPQVGVVDLTHRIPAQDVAAGRFALASAVSFFPIGTVHVAVVDPGVGTARRGIAVQFDGGFLVGPDNGLLSGVLTERAAIAAVELTEPHYWGTDMPSATFHGRDIFAPVGAHLATGVPLKALGPAIAVSELVALPVAAVERMRAGWRGCIQYVDGFGNLVSNVSAAAVSDRAWSLILPSGTVVPGCRSYSDRAPGGVVALVGSHGWVEVAVNCGSAKEHLQLEVGDCVEVRFSTG from the coding sequence ATGAGTCGAGGCTTTTTGACATTGCTCAGCGATTTCGGCGATTGCGATGTCTATGTTGGGATGATGAAAGGCGCGATCGCGCGGGTGGCACCGCAGGTCGGCGTGGTGGATTTAACCCACCGCATTCCAGCACAGGATGTGGCAGCAGGTCGGTTTGCCTTGGCCAGCGCCGTGTCGTTTTTTCCGATTGGCACGGTACACGTCGCGGTAGTCGACCCGGGCGTAGGCACTGCCCGGCGCGGGATCGCGGTGCAATTCGATGGTGGATTTCTAGTCGGTCCGGATAACGGTCTGTTGAGCGGAGTGCTAACCGAGCGCGCGGCGATTGCTGCGGTGGAATTAACAGAACCGCACTATTGGGGCACGGACATGCCGAGTGCGACGTTTCACGGTCGGGATATCTTCGCGCCGGTGGGAGCGCACCTTGCAACCGGCGTTCCGCTGAAGGCTCTCGGTCCGGCGATCGCGGTGTCAGAATTGGTTGCTTTACCGGTCGCGGCGGTCGAACGCATGCGGGCGGGATGGCGCGGCTGCATTCAGTACGTTGACGGATTCGGCAATTTGGTTTCGAACGTGTCGGCAGCGGCGGTGAGCGATCGCGCCTGGTCGCTAATTTTGCCGTCGGGGACAGTCGTGCCGGGCTGTCGGTCCTACAGCGATCGCGCGCCGGGCGGGGTGGTGGCGCTCGTCGGCAGTCATGGCTGGGTGGAAGTGGCGGTTAACTGCGGCAGTGCTAAAGAACACCTGCAGTTGGAGGTCGGCGACTGCGTTGAGGTGCGCTTCAGTACCGGTTGA
- the pirA gene encoding arginine synthesis PII-interacting regulator PirA, whose translation MVSSNLQEAAKLAAAVHRDSLRKNIQHRLTIARNEGNERLVRQLEAEANYLRLG comes from the coding sequence ATGGTATCTAGCAACCTACAAGAGGCTGCCAAGCTGGCTGCCGCCGTGCATCGCGATAGTCTGCGCAAAAATATCCAGCACCGCCTGACGATTGCCCGCAATGAGGGCAACGAGCGGCTGGTGCGCCAACTTGAAGCCGAAGCGAACTACCTGCGTCTCGGCTGA
- a CDS encoding RNA recognition motif domain-containing protein: MSIYVGNLSYEATEQDLNEVFAEYGSVKRVHLPVDRETGRMRGFGFVELSSESEEDAAIEALDGAEWMGRVLRVNKARPRENNRGGNGRSGGRQGGFGGDRY, encoded by the coding sequence ATGTCCATCTATGTCGGCAACCTGTCGTATGAGGCGACAGAACAGGATCTAAACGAGGTGTTTGCAGAGTACGGCTCGGTCAAGCGCGTGCACTTGCCCGTCGATCGGGAAACCGGTCGAATGCGAGGTTTTGGGTTCGTAGAGCTATCGAGCGAGTCAGAGGAAGATGCAGCGATTGAAGCGCTGGACGGAGCCGAATGGATGGGTCGGGTCCTGCGGGTTAATAAGGCGCGTCCGCGCGAGAATAACCGCGGTGGCAACGGTCGCTCTGGCGGACGGCAGGGCGGTTTTGGTGGCGATCGCTACTAA
- the rpsU gene encoding 30S ribosomal protein S21 produces the protein MAQVTVGQNEGIESALRRFKRQVSKAGIFPDLKKHRYFETPIEKKKRKAIARRRQRRRASSRYGNSRR, from the coding sequence ATGGCTCAGGTTACGGTCGGACAAAATGAAGGCATCGAATCGGCTTTACGTCGTTTCAAGCGGCAGGTATCTAAAGCCGGGATTTTTCCCGACCTTAAAAAGCATCGTTATTTCGAGACCCCGATTGAAAAGAAGAAGCGCAAGGCGATCGCGCGCCGTCGCCAGCGCCGTCGGGCCTCATCGCGGTATGGCAATAGCCGCCGCTAG
- the ygfZ gene encoding CAF17-like 4Fe-4S cluster assembly/insertion protein YgfZ: MTDLHTLQAEAGGTFDPDTGRVLSYGCDEEAIAAAMNGVALTDRSHWGLLRVTGDDRLEFLHNQSTNDIRQLQPGTSCETVFVTSTARTIDLATVYATEDALLLLVSPSGCQTLPAWLDRYLFPADRVEIDDVSAHFAVFDAVGPGSRILLGRLMQESLNADADRPDAPQSVALPAATHRLLTLKSGTTVRISPGCGLELPGFTAIVPRESAWTFWECCIAVGARPLGDRAWERLRVTQGRPMPGSELTDDYNPLEAGLLRAISFDKGCYIGQETIARLKTYDGVKQKLWGVQLAAPIAPGTPILQDGKKVGIATSVVPTADGAIALAYVRTKLAAAGMQLTFGGANSDAATGELVSVPFLAFL; this comes from the coding sequence ATGACAGACCTTCACACGCTACAGGCCGAAGCCGGAGGGACCTTCGATCCCGACACCGGTCGGGTCCTCAGCTACGGTTGCGACGAAGAGGCGATCGCAGCGGCGATGAACGGAGTGGCGCTGACCGATCGAAGTCATTGGGGCCTGTTGCGCGTTACCGGCGACGATCGCCTGGAATTCTTGCACAACCAAAGTACAAACGACATTCGGCAGCTGCAACCGGGCACGAGCTGCGAGACGGTCTTCGTAACCTCGACCGCGCGAACCATTGACTTAGCGACGGTTTACGCCACTGAGGACGCCCTCCTGCTATTAGTATCGCCCTCGGGCTGTCAAACCTTGCCAGCATGGCTCGATCGCTACCTGTTTCCCGCCGATCGCGTCGAGATCGACGATGTATCCGCGCACTTTGCTGTCTTCGATGCGGTCGGACCGGGCAGTCGTATCTTGCTCGGTCGGCTGATGCAAGAGTCTTTGAATGCCGATGCCGACCGACCCGATGCACCGCAGTCCGTGGCACTACCAGCCGCAACACACCGACTCTTAACTCTCAAGAGCGGGACAACTGTTCGCATTTCCCCAGGATGTGGACTGGAGTTGCCGGGATTTACGGCGATCGTGCCGCGCGAGTCGGCCTGGACGTTTTGGGAGTGCTGTATTGCCGTTGGTGCCAGACCGCTGGGCGATCGAGCCTGGGAACGATTGCGTGTGACCCAAGGTCGCCCCATGCCAGGCAGCGAACTTACGGATGACTACAATCCGCTTGAAGCCGGTCTGCTAAGGGCAATCTCGTTCGATAAGGGCTGTTACATCGGACAAGAAACGATCGCGCGACTCAAAACCTATGATGGCGTTAAACAAAAGTTGTGGGGCGTGCAGCTCGCTGCCCCGATCGCGCCGGGAACGCCTATTCTGCAGGATGGCAAGAAAGTCGGAATCGCAACCAGTGTCGTCCCGACTGCAGATGGCGCGATCGCCCTTGCATACGTTCGTACCAAGCTTGCTGCTGCCGGGATGCAACTGACCTTTGGCGGCGCGAACAGCGATGCGGCAACCGGGGAACTCGTTAGCGTTCCATTCCTCGCTTTTCTGTAA
- the ppsA gene encoding phosphoenolpyruvate synthase: MGEAISQPTAGSSRTEQFVLWYEDVDRDDAGLVGGKNSSLGELIQQLVPKEINVPRGFATTAFAYRYYVRVTGIDPQLRALFTKLDVNDVDSLQRCGKQARALLLNTPFPPELNEAIASAYRQLCASYGEETDVAVRSSATAEDLPDASFAGQQESYLNVQGEKSVLAACQRCFASLFTNRAISYRAHGRFDHFSVALSVGVQKMVRSDLATSGVMFSIDTETGFQNTALITAGYGLGENIVQGAINPDEYLVFKPTLGSGFCPILDKRLGSKEMKLVYDTGGSKMTKNVPVSVRDRERFCLSDDEILQLARWAVEIEQHYSRDRYTPMDIEWAKDGRTGELFVVQARPETVQSRKSGNVLKTYLLKERGEVLATGRSIGEAIGQGNARVIPNAAQMHLFQPGEVLVTSRTDPDWEPIVNVASAIVTDRGGRTCHAAIIARERGIPAVVGSNDASKVIQTGQDITVSCAEGDDGYAYAGLLPYEIEERELGDLPRTRTKILLNIANPERAFAQSVLPCDGVGLARLEFIIANHIQAHPLALLNFDTLEDPIAKDQIARLTCHYDNKPEYFVDRLARGVGAIAAAFHPRPVIVRLSDFKTNEYAHLLGGSAFEPIEDNPMLGWRGASRYYDPRYREAFALECQGLWRVREYMGLTNVIPMVPFCRTPEEGQQVIDEMARNKLVRGENGLQVYVMAELPSNIVLADEFAEIFDGFSIGSNDLTQLTLGLDRDSALVAHLFDERNLGVRRSIQSLIETAKAKGRKVGICGQAPSDYPEFARFLVEAGIDSISLNPDSVLNTLLTVADAERQ; this comes from the coding sequence ATGGGTGAAGCAATTTCGCAGCCAACGGCAGGCAGTTCGCGTACAGAACAATTTGTTCTTTGGTATGAAGATGTAGATCGCGATGATGCGGGTTTAGTGGGCGGTAAAAACTCCTCATTAGGCGAACTGATCCAACAACTCGTCCCTAAAGAAATAAATGTTCCTCGAGGATTCGCGACAACAGCCTTTGCCTATCGATACTACGTGCGCGTCACTGGAATCGACCCGCAACTTCGAGCGCTCTTTACCAAACTCGACGTCAATGATGTTGATAGTTTGCAGCGCTGTGGGAAGCAGGCACGCGCGCTCCTCCTCAACACGCCGTTTCCACCCGAGCTGAACGAGGCGATCGCCTCGGCCTATCGTCAACTCTGCGCATCCTATGGCGAAGAAACTGATGTTGCCGTGCGCTCTAGTGCAACGGCGGAGGATCTGCCCGATGCAAGTTTTGCAGGACAACAGGAAAGTTATCTGAACGTTCAGGGCGAGAAAAGCGTCCTAGCAGCCTGTCAGCGTTGCTTTGCCTCGCTGTTTACCAACCGCGCCATTTCCTATCGCGCCCATGGTAGGTTCGACCACTTTAGCGTCGCTCTTTCAGTTGGAGTGCAAAAGATGGTGCGCTCGGATTTAGCAACATCTGGCGTGATGTTTTCTATCGACACCGAAACGGGATTTCAAAATACTGCATTGATCACCGCTGGCTATGGTTTGGGCGAAAATATCGTGCAAGGGGCAATCAATCCTGATGAATATTTGGTCTTCAAACCGACGCTTGGAAGCGGTTTCTGTCCGATTCTTGACAAGCGCCTTGGCAGCAAGGAAATGAAGCTGGTCTACGACACGGGCGGGTCGAAGATGACCAAGAACGTGCCCGTGTCCGTTCGGGATCGCGAGCGTTTCTGCCTGAGCGACGACGAAATTTTGCAGCTCGCGCGCTGGGCCGTGGAGATCGAGCAACACTACTCGCGCGATCGCTACACGCCGATGGACATCGAGTGGGCGAAGGACGGTCGCACGGGCGAACTCTTCGTCGTCCAGGCACGACCGGAAACCGTCCAGTCGCGCAAGAGTGGCAACGTACTCAAGACCTATCTCCTCAAGGAACGTGGCGAGGTGCTCGCGACCGGGCGCAGCATCGGCGAGGCGATCGGTCAGGGAAACGCGCGCGTTATTCCCAATGCCGCCCAAATGCATCTCTTCCAGCCGGGTGAAGTGCTGGTGACCAGTCGCACCGATCCCGATTGGGAACCGATCGTGAATGTGGCAAGTGCGATCGTTACCGATCGCGGCGGGCGAACCTGTCATGCCGCCATCATCGCCCGCGAGCGCGGCATTCCAGCGGTGGTCGGCAGCAACGATGCCAGCAAGGTTATTCAAACTGGTCAGGACATCACTGTTTCCTGTGCCGAAGGCGATGACGGCTACGCCTACGCCGGACTGCTGCCATACGAAATCGAGGAACGCGAACTCGGCGATCTGCCGCGCACGCGCACGAAAATTTTGCTTAATATTGCCAATCCCGAGCGCGCTTTTGCCCAATCGGTTCTACCGTGCGATGGCGTTGGGCTGGCGCGTTTGGAGTTCATCATTGCCAACCACATCCAGGCACATCCACTGGCGCTGCTGAACTTCGATACCCTCGAAGACCCCATCGCCAAAGACCAAATTGCCCGCCTGACGTGTCATTACGACAACAAGCCGGAGTATTTCGTCGATCGCCTGGCCCGGGGCGTGGGCGCGATCGCAGCCGCCTTCCATCCGCGCCCGGTCATCGTGCGCTTGTCGGACTTTAAAACTAACGAGTACGCGCATTTGCTGGGCGGCAGTGCCTTCGAGCCAATTGAAGACAACCCGATGTTGGGTTGGCGCGGTGCGTCGCGTTACTACGACCCGCGCTATCGCGAGGCATTTGCCCTGGAATGTCAGGGGTTATGGCGCGTGCGCGAATATATGGGTTTGACTAATGTCATTCCGATGGTGCCGTTCTGCCGCACCCCGGAAGAAGGGCAGCAGGTAATAGACGAGATGGCGCGTAACAAATTAGTACGAGGTGAAAACGGTTTACAGGTGTATGTGATGGCCGAGCTACCGAGCAATATTGTCCTGGCTGACGAGTTTGCCGAGATCTTCGACGGCTTTTCCATCGGCTCCAACGACCTCACACAGCTCACGCTCGGGCTCGATCGCGACTCCGCCCTCGTGGCGCACCTATTCGACGAGCGCAACCTCGGGGTTCGGCGCTCGATCCAGTCGCTGATCGAAACCGCGAAAGCCAAGGGGCGCAAGGTCGGCATCTGCGGCCAAGCGCCTAGCGACTACCCAGAGTTCGCACGCTTCTTGGTCGAAGCTGGCATCGACTCCATCAGCCTCAATCCCGATTCCGTCCTGAATACGTTGTTGACCGTCGCTGACGCCGAACGGCAGTAG
- a CDS encoding transketolase C-terminal domain-containing protein, producing MTVAKAAFPIDLAAFQPLALDPAVTTLTDAQRSTLQANIQLCRDAIVFFTATGAARGVGGHTGGPFDTVPEVMILDAFFRGKPEMFVPVFFDEAGHRVATQYLMAAIYGDLPAERLLSYRAAHSQLPGHPELGLTPGVKFSSGRLGHMWPYVNGVAYANPEKVVCCLGSDGSQQEGNDAEAARAAVAGNLNVKLFIDDNDVTIAGHPSQYMTGFDLGKVLGAFGLQILTGDGEDLDSLYARMCQAVTADGPVAVMNKRKMCPGIAGLEGKTHGHDVISVDLALQYLEGRGLTDAVNYLKGVEKPKPSYTYIGSDGKKGSNRNIFGDTVVEILNAMTPEARKNNLVVDSDLEGSCGLQQIRTAHPEIFVSGGIMERGNLSLAAGFGMAAGKQGIFATFSAFLEMCISEITMARLNFSNLLCHFSHAGIDDMADNTCHFGLNNMFADNGLDDGYETRLYFPADSGQMRACVRAVFSNPGMRFIFSTRSKVPSLLDADGNLLYGNDYTFAPGKDEVVREGTAGYVVSFGDGLYRAVDAVDRLKQAGIDVGLINKSTLNVVDEDMMAKVGKAPFVLVVEAFNRRTGLGSRFGSWLLERGYSPKYAYLGTYHEGCGGLWEQFPHQGIDSDGIAAKVKELIA from the coding sequence ATGACCGTTGCTAAAGCTGCCTTTCCGATCGACCTCGCGGCGTTTCAGCCTCTCGCGCTCGACCCGGCCGTCACGACGCTTACCGATGCCCAACGCAGCACCCTCCAAGCCAACATCCAGCTGTGCCGGGACGCGATCGTCTTCTTCACTGCCACCGGCGCGGCGCGCGGCGTCGGCGGTCACACGGGCGGTCCCTTCGATACCGTTCCCGAAGTCATGATTCTCGATGCATTCTTCCGAGGCAAGCCGGAGATGTTCGTGCCGGTCTTCTTCGACGAAGCCGGTCACCGCGTTGCAACGCAGTATTTGATGGCTGCCATTTACGGCGATCTGCCTGCCGAGCGCCTGCTAAGCTACCGCGCAGCCCACTCGCAACTGCCCGGTCACCCCGAACTCGGCTTGACCCCGGGTGTCAAGTTCAGCTCCGGCCGTCTCGGACATATGTGGCCGTACGTCAACGGGGTTGCCTACGCCAACCCCGAGAAAGTCGTCTGCTGCCTCGGCTCGGACGGTTCCCAGCAGGAAGGTAATGATGCCGAAGCTGCCCGTGCCGCCGTTGCTGGCAACCTCAACGTCAAACTTTTCATCGACGATAACGATGTTACTATCGCGGGCCACCCCTCGCAATACATGACCGGTTTCGACCTCGGAAAAGTCCTCGGTGCCTTCGGCCTCCAAATCCTTACGGGTGATGGTGAAGACCTCGACAGTCTCTACGCGCGCATGTGCCAAGCCGTCACTGCCGACGGTCCGGTCGCTGTCATGAACAAGCGTAAGATGTGCCCCGGCATCGCCGGTCTCGAGGGCAAAACCCACGGTCACGATGTCATTTCAGTCGACCTCGCGCTGCAGTACCTGGAAGGACGCGGACTGACCGACGCCGTCAATTATCTCAAAGGCGTTGAAAAGCCCAAGCCCTCCTACACCTACATCGGTTCCGACGGCAAGAAGGGCTCGAACCGCAATATCTTCGGCGACACGGTTGTGGAAATCCTCAACGCCATGACCCCCGAAGCGCGCAAGAACAACCTCGTTGTCGATAGCGACCTCGAAGGGTCGTGCGGACTCCAGCAAATCCGTACGGCGCACCCCGAGATTTTCGTCAGCGGCGGCATAATGGAGCGCGGCAACCTCTCCCTGGCAGCGGGCTTCGGCATGGCGGCTGGCAAGCAAGGCATCTTTGCCACCTTCAGCGCTTTTCTGGAGATGTGCATCTCGGAGATCACGATGGCACGCCTGAACTTCTCGAACCTCCTGTGCCACTTCTCCCATGCGGGCATCGATGACATGGCGGACAACACTTGCCACTTCGGTTTGAACAATATGTTTGCCGACAACGGTCTCGATGACGGTTACGAAACTCGCCTGTATTTCCCCGCCGATTCGGGTCAGATGCGCGCCTGTGTGCGCGCGGTCTTCTCCAACCCCGGCATGCGCTTTATTTTCTCGACGCGCTCCAAGGTGCCGAGCCTGCTCGATGCCGACGGTAACCTCTTGTATGGCAATGACTACACCTTCGCGCCCGGCAAGGACGAGGTCGTCCGCGAAGGCACAGCCGGCTATGTCGTCAGCTTCGGCGACGGGCTGTATCGCGCGGTGGACGCTGTCGATCGCCTCAAGCAAGCGGGCATCGATGTAGGGCTGATCAACAAGTCCACCCTCAACGTTGTCGATGAAGACATGATGGCGAAGGTCGGCAAGGCACCCTTCGTGTTGGTGGTAGAAGCCTTCAACCGCCGCACGGGTCTGGGCAGCCGCTTCGGCTCTTGGCTCCTAGAGCGCGGCTACAGTCCGAAGTACGCTTACTTGGGCACGTACCACGAAGGCTGCGGCGGCCTGTGGGAGCAGTTCCCGCACCAGGGCATCGACTCCGACGGCATCGCGGCCAAAGTGAAGGAGTTGATTGCCTAA
- a CDS encoding molybdopterin molybdotransferase MoeA → MSPPISVAEAEAIVFGLVAPLRECEVAGLDALVERVLAEPIVSADDFPAADNSAMDGYAVRAADLKDCSPQQPRWLRVVEEIPAGRMPRASLDPGEAARIFTGGMLPDGADAIVIQENARREGDRVAVWEPVPPHTFVRTRASFYRAGTPLLSPGTLLGPPEVAVLAVARHTEALVYRRPRVAIFSTGDELVAPGVSPQPAQIVDSNQHALATWVAQNGGVPLRFGIIPDRPDALRGAIAHAIATADVVLSTGGVSVGEYDYVEQVLAELGGTLHVRAVAIKPGKPLTVATFTSDDRVCLYFGLPGNPVSALASCWRFVGPALRKLSGRRCGWQPLFVPARTRDNLCGAGRRETYLWGRLAIAAGELTFSLAGGSHSSGNLINLAGTNGLAVVPLGQPAIAAGEVVQVLQVGAIDAAAGAFTAGTEI, encoded by the coding sequence ATGAGCCCACCGATTTCCGTTGCCGAGGCCGAAGCGATTGTCTTCGGATTGGTCGCACCGCTGCGCGAGTGCGAAGTTGCTGGTCTGGATGCTTTGGTCGAGCGCGTGCTGGCCGAGCCGATCGTCAGCGCCGATGATTTTCCTGCTGCGGACAACTCGGCTATGGATGGCTATGCCGTTCGGGCAGCCGACCTAAAAGACTGCAGTCCGCAGCAGCCAAGGTGGTTGCGAGTTGTCGAGGAGATTCCAGCCGGACGCATGCCGCGTGCGTCGCTCGATCCGGGTGAAGCGGCGCGGATCTTTACCGGCGGCATGTTGCCCGACGGGGCTGACGCGATCGTCATCCAGGAAAACGCGCGGCGCGAAGGCGATCGCGTTGCTGTCTGGGAGCCCGTGCCGCCTCATACCTTTGTCCGCACGCGCGCTTCGTTCTATCGCGCCGGAACGCCGCTGCTTTCCCCGGGCACGTTACTTGGACCGCCGGAAGTTGCGGTTCTGGCCGTCGCGCGGCACACGGAAGCACTCGTCTACCGACGGCCGCGCGTAGCGATCTTTTCAACTGGCGACGAACTGGTTGCCCCTGGCGTCTCACCTCAGCCCGCGCAGATCGTCGACTCCAATCAACACGCACTGGCAACATGGGTCGCTCAGAACGGCGGAGTGCCCCTGCGTTTTGGCATCATTCCCGATCGCCCGGATGCTTTGCGGGGCGCGATTGCCCACGCGATTGCCACTGCCGATGTGGTGCTTTCGACCGGGGGGGTTTCGGTCGGCGAGTACGACTATGTTGAACAAGTGCTGGCAGAACTGGGCGGCACCCTGCACGTGCGTGCCGTTGCGATCAAACCCGGCAAACCCCTGACGGTTGCCACCTTTACTTCCGACGATCGCGTTTGCCTGTACTTCGGTCTACCGGGCAACCCGGTCTCGGCGCTGGCGAGCTGCTGGCGTTTCGTTGGACCTGCACTGCGGAAACTCTCCGGACGCCGCTGCGGCTGGCAGCCGCTATTTGTCCCCGCTCGCACGCGCGACAATCTGTGTGGAGCCGGTCGGCGCGAAACCTATTTGTGGGGTCGGCTGGCGATCGCGGCGGGGGAGCTGACCTTCTCGCTGGCAGGAGGGAGCCACAGCTCGGGCAACCTCATTAACCTTGCCGGGACAAACGGTTTGGCTGTGGTGCCGCTGGGACAGCCCGCAATCGCGGCCGGCGAGGTAGTGCAAGTGCTGCAGGTGGGCGCGATCGATGCTGCGGCCGGTGCTTTTACTGCCGGGACCGAGATTTAG
- a CDS encoding NifU family protein, whose translation MSDQMELTPTNVEKVLDDLRPYLMADGGNVELVEIDGPVVRLRLQGACGSCPSSAMTLKMGIERRLCEFIPEIAEVQAVA comes from the coding sequence ATGTCCGATCAAATGGAACTGACTCCTACCAACGTTGAGAAAGTGCTCGACGATCTACGACCGTACCTGATGGCCGATGGCGGCAATGTCGAACTCGTCGAGATCGACGGTCCGGTCGTACGTTTGCGCTTGCAGGGAGCGTGCGGCTCTTGCCCCAGTTCGGCGATGACTCTGAAGATGGGCATCGAGCGCCGCTTGTGTGAATTCATCCCCGAGATTGCCGAGGTACAGGCCGTCGCGTAG